One window of the Myxococcales bacterium genome contains the following:
- a CDS encoding ribose-phosphate pyrophosphokinase, translating to MFKSICIFSGSANRPLAAQIADYLELPLGRAETSSFSDGEIFTEIQENVRGVDVYVVQSTCAPVNDCLMELLVIIDALKRASAGSITAVVPYYGYARQDRKVAPRTPITAKLVADLLTTAGANRVVSMDLHAGQIQGFFNVPFDHLFALPVFLDYLRPRMVDRPVIVSPDAGGVERARAYAKRLDADLAIIDKRREHANVSEVMNIVGQIRDRDCIIVDDMIDTGGTLTNAASALQVQGARNVYAAATHGVLSGPAISRIQSSPLLEVVVTDTIPLSEEARATGKFKVLSVARLLGEAIKRIHNGDSVSSLFG from the coding sequence ATGTTCAAGTCGATCTGCATCTTCTCCGGAAGTGCGAACCGACCCCTAGCTGCCCAGATTGCGGATTATCTTGAGCTTCCTCTGGGACGCGCCGAGACTTCCTCTTTTTCGGACGGGGAGATCTTTACTGAAATCCAGGAAAACGTGCGCGGGGTGGACGTGTACGTCGTGCAGTCTACCTGTGCTCCGGTCAATGATTGTTTGATGGAACTGCTGGTCATCATTGATGCATTAAAGCGAGCTTCCGCCGGATCCATCACAGCCGTGGTGCCGTATTACGGTTATGCGCGGCAAGATCGGAAAGTGGCTCCAAGGACGCCGATCACCGCCAAATTGGTAGCAGATCTCCTCACGACCGCTGGCGCCAACCGCGTCGTGAGCATGGATTTACATGCGGGGCAGATTCAGGGATTTTTTAATGTGCCTTTTGACCACCTGTTTGCATTACCCGTGTTTCTCGACTATTTGCGGCCTCGAATGGTGGATCGGCCCGTGATCGTATCACCTGATGCCGGGGGCGTGGAACGCGCCAGGGCGTATGCCAAACGGCTCGATGCCGATCTTGCTATCATTGATAAACGACGCGAGCATGCCAACGTGTCTGAGGTGATGAACATCGTCGGTCAGATACGCGACCGTGATTGCATCATCGTCGACGATATGATTGACACCGGCGGTACCTTGACCAACGCAGCTTCTGCGCTTCAAGTCCAGGGCGCAAGAAACGTGTATGCGGCAGCCACCCACGGTGTGTTGTCCGGGCCTGCTATTTCACGCATCCAAAGCTCTCCGTTGCTAGAGGTCGTCGTCACCGATACGATACCCTTGTCTGAGGAGGCTAGGGCCACTGGGAAGTTTAAGGTGCTGTCGGTTGCACGCTTATTGGGAGAGGCTA